The DNA sequence atattttaaatattatttttattagatttggaTGTTTCTCTTGATAATTTAAATTCACTTCCCTCcaaatattttagatttttttattacgtttcacatgtttctttttgttagaaatttttaaaattattttagaaattttaaaatgattttcaaatttcaaaataattttacaatgattTTGGAGGTttgttattatttagttttagataatttttttagattttttttattaagtttttgattttttaatgatattttgaatctatgttctataaaaaaaaatttaaaaaaataactacttGGCTGCAaccattattaattatttaacggAGTTGATATGTTTTTTTTTAGGGGTTTTCCCTCCCAATTAACCCATATCGAAATTTCTTTTCCCTCAAAAGTTCATTTAAACATTTTCTGTTTAAGCCTGACCCATCTTTAGTCTCTACACAGAATGTTTAATCCAGAATTGGAGGAATTTCTTTATTGTTTGTTTAATCCAGAATGTGATTAAGAACCTGTGCCATATCCAACTACATTACTTTGACCACTCATTGGTTTTCTTATGTCACTCTATACATTATCCACCCTCGCCGCCGACGgtcaagacaaaaagaaaaaaaataaaaaaataaaaaacattttgaaTTTCTTGCTGAGATTCATCACAACATGGCTGCCCGCACAGTTTGGTCGTTGTCTTTTATTGAAATTCAACCCCAACGTGCCATAAATCTATAGGATCAATTTGAAGAAACAATAAATGAAACAAATAATGAACAACAAGATTTTAGATGTACagatttttttttggtgtctttagaggtacagatgttgatattatattaaaattgagtaaatttaatttaattcaaaaatttattaaagaaatcatagatattttattattataaacactttatatatcatatttttgaaaaatataaaatttgtaataataattgttagATTTTTAAATGTGTCAATTTGTTTGTTGGCTGAGTTTTATTCCCTTCCAACAAAACCGAAATACAGAGTATTGTTTTCTCCAACTTATTCCTTGACTAAAATCGcctataaataaatagaagtaacaAGTATCATACCTTGTCATAAGTTAATTCACAACTATATCTATATATACATCTTCTTAGCTAGCATATTCACTACAAAACACAATTATATACACACTACATACTTTatcgtaaaattaaaaaaaaaaaaaaaacccgtaAAAATACAGCTTTATACATACTCTTATTTGCTTTGTGTCATTCTGAATTTGTAATTTTTGTATAACTATGGAAGCTTATTATTATTCTacttctgattcttcttcttcatcatccaaGTCCATGGTGGAATCAAAGAGGGTAGTGAAACCTGCATACCCTTTTCAACCGCATTCCATGCTTCATTCAGTGAAGAAATCTCAAAGCAAGCCGTGGAGGAATAAGTTACACGTGGCACCGATGCCGCCGAGACCCGTCAAAGTTTACGAAGTGGACGCCGTGAACTTCAGAGAACTCGTTCAGCAGCTTACCGGTGCACGTGCCATGGAGCAGTTCATGAAACCACCTCAGAGCGTGGCACGTGCTGAAACTGAAACTATTTTTACTAATAGTTCCAATTCCAATTTTGCTGCAGAAGCAGAAGTGtgcactaataataataatgatgatgatagctGGTACTCCAACCGGGGTTTCCAAGATGATGGGCTAATGGGAAGATCACCTCCTTATTATAGTAATTTATGGTGTAACTTCCCACCTATTAGCCCAGGAATCTTGAGTAGCTTGGAATCCAGCAGGATTCTGTTGGGGCTAGCTAGTAAAATCGATTGTGTGGATAGTTGAAGGATTCAACACACACACTGTTATtccttttaaaatttcaattgtaAATCAGCAATTATTTCTGGACTCTGTTGTAGAAGAATAATGCTGCTGATTCTCCAACTATTTTAGTTATATTTGTCTATTGTTTGATTTTATCCTGATTTTGTGTAATTGCtagtgttttaatttgttgtttgagAAATTTATTTTATTGCGTTCTTCCTACCTAAAacaacttctaattctcataagtCATAATTGCTTATGTGTATATTTATGCACACATTTtgaaagaattaaaattttaaaataattattatctatttcaaaaatcaatatgatatttattacaaaaatattacgtgtatattaaaatcagttaataaaattaattattgtatatttgtgtataaatgtatatataatttaagtgtttaactcatttttaatatgtgttgtataatttaatatatattttacatcgAACCGGATTGAACTGTCCAATTTTGTGAAAAATCAAAGAACCGACAATTTTGAATAAACTGTCCAATTCGAAGCTCTCCTTTTTTTTCCTTAGccaaaaacgacgtcgttttgggttttataaaaaaaataatgaaataaacaCATAAAACACTCGAATCTACCAGCCACATCCCCATCCCCATTGACCCATTCCCCCTAACCCTAATCCCCAACGGCGCCCATTCCCCAGTAAGACAGCAAGCCAGCAACCCTTCTAGGCTCCAACCCCGCCGGCTATCTCGTCGTCTTCGTCTCTCCGGACACGGTGTGGCTCCGAAGACTTCCTTGCATGTCGCATTTTGGCTCGCAGCCTCGCAGGTCGCCTTCTTCTAGCAATTTTTGTTGAATTATGTGCTGTTGAACTATTATGCCATTGTGCATCTGTTTAGTATAGTGACTCTGAGTCTTTTTGTCGAATTATTTGCGGTTGAACTACTATGGTGTTGCTTTTAAATGTGTGTTGAATTGAATGGTTATTTTCAAGTTGAATGCAACTATTTTACTTGTGAGTTAAGTCATTGTTATTCATTCATCAATTTCTCATGGTTGTATGTCTTAGTTAGGTACCAATCTGctcataatttaaattattcgAAAAATTTAGGCTTGAAAACATGTCGATAAAATTGGTTTTATGTCCAAAACAAATTTTAGTGAATGCATATATGGTTGCTTTTGTCTTGCTTAACAGGAACCCTTTGAATTGAACTGTTGGAAATAGGTTATGCTCCCAACATTGAACAATTGatgtgaatttttattttgtaataacttttgttttatacttttgctattatattttttatttacgtgaaACCGATTTATCAATTCAACTAGTAATTTattggttgaaccaataaactagTGAATTAGTAATCTGACCAGTTTGATTATCGGTTCCGTTCTTACAACTATGGTATTAACTATTATATCAAattattctctttattttttattcttcatgGTATTTTTTATTCTAGTGCGGATATGAGTTTTATTTAAAGAATTTATCATTGATTAATAAGTTGTTGCATACATAAGATGAGATTTAAATCTTAAACTTACTTAAATGAATGAACAAATTAACTACTCAACGAACCCaagttaatttatatttatttattatgtggaATGTATAGCACcctatcacacagagctttacgtttaagtcgtaaaatagaggtggtgtggtattacgacctctaatacaaaatatatacttaattatattgaaaagaataTAGTATACGAGGAGCCTTGAATAACGGATaaagcaaaatcgcaaaataaaaaacgTAACACTCAGAAAACATGGTTGCTTGCGAAGAAATCCAAAATTAATAGGCATCACTAAATAGGAAATAGCAGTAGAGAGACAAGAAAATGATATAACaaactcctaactcagcctgcgaagttaaggctggccggagaatatttacatacatatatacataccccAAAAATTCCAAATACAAAGATAACTCTaattctccataaacctctaagacgTACAAGATAAAGTAGCTGTTCGGAGAGTTAAGTACATTTATAAACATAAACTATAAAACCCAGAAACTGCTCCGCTACAGAAGTCTAGACGCCTACcaaggagcctctcgacctgcatctaaaaaaaacaacatagtatggggtaagaactagaggttctcagcatggtaaaggtatcACGCATATAATACATAAGGTCTTGGGAATAcgagaggcaatcctagaacgccgacactcagatatcaaacttaaagaactaaaacagaaaccatagAAAAGGTTGTCATCTACGGAGTTCTAAACCTAGCTTATACTTAATCTCAACTCTAAACCTTTCCACCTTTCCTCCGTTCTTCCATCTCTGGAGAGTTTGCAAAGACAGACAAATAAACAATTACAAGCACAGGTAGAACACAAGTAGTGTAAGTAGCAAATATAACAGTTAACATATTATATTCAATTAGGAATTTCCAAATAATGCATAGCAAACAAATCAAacaaaatgcacatgatgtatgcctaccctatggctgatgagactcatctgtcgattatcaagccaacccgacaagtccggtttgcaaaacccttggactgtccctTGTAAGACtccgaatttttgaaaattaaaaaaataagttattcacaatttattctatttaatcaaagttatattttcgaaaatttttacaTATAAATCGAGTAATTTCTTAATTATAATTTGAAGTTCTAGTAATTGAGAAATTATGGAAATTTTATATActatattttgaatatttaatttcaaaccttattttataaacaaagaaaaatttatttatatatatctataattttaaattagaagagttaattaaaagtaatttgtaatttaaaaaataagtagtattcttaaaattaattatattaattaaatttatttttaaattaatactctATCCTAACTCTAAATCCCCAATTTTAAACCCTAACTTCACTAACTCTAACCCCTCTCACCTGAATCACACACGTACCCCTCACTCCCATTCATCCCTAAATTAGCCACGTGTAGCCTTCCTTCACTGCCACACCACTTCCCTTTCTCCTCTAAAATACTAGCACACAACAGCAGcaaaaattagaagagaaagaaaagaaagaacgaGAGATCTGAGAGTGAAGCTGCGAcaggaaaaagagaagagaagagggaggagCTGTGCCACCACCGCTGGCCTTGGGCTCGCCGTTCATGCCCGTCACGTTGTCGCCCAGCTGCGTCCAACCCACTGCCAGTCGCCGCCATCGTCGCCAACCacagaggagagagaaagaggcaAATGCGAGGAGAGAGAGAGCACGGAAGAGGGAGAGAAGCCACGCCAGCCTCTCGCCGCCACGCCGCATCGCCGTCCAAGGGAGGAGGAAGGGAGGAGGAAGGCCACCGCCGCTGTCCATGAAGCCATCGTTGTTACCGTTGCACGTGAAAGGAGGAGATGACATTGCTGATTTTGATTCTGTCTAAGCCTGCATTGTCGCTGGAATCACAAAGGGGGAGGAGAGGAAGGCCGCTTGCATCATCATTCCAGGTGCCAGGGAAGACCATCGCCGTTGAAGGATCCACCGCTGCCGATCCCTAGCTATCACTGCCGTCGGAGTGATCGTGGTTGCCGCTGGAGAAGTGTTATGAACGCCGCTGCTACTGAACTACCTTAGTCACAGCTTCGGTCCCATTTACCCACCACAGTTTCATCTGTTCTTGTCTTGGAATCAGCACTGCCCTTGTTCTAGTTTCAATTCCAATTCTGCCATTTCTGAGCATGTAATTCCTCCATCCTTGCTCTGGtgccattttatttttctgctatgatcttcttttaattttgataGCATATGTCCCTATCTTAGTTCTGCCAAGGTatgtttgaaaattaaagttggtaCTGCTGTCGCTGTCCTGGTTGCGTTGAAATCGCTGCCGCTGCTGCTATAAGTTTAGACTAAGCTGGGATTGTTGTGTAAGTTCGGTAATTGCAACATCGAGGTAgggaatattttattaaattaaatactttaaatttGAATGCCTAACGAGTTTACTGGATTATTACAAATATAGGAATGCTTGATATGTGATGGATTTTGGATGTAGATTAAATGTGTGACTGGTTACATCTCTTATTGGAATATGTTTGAATGATAACTTTAAGACTGCTTGGCACTGCTGATTTTGGTTTTTAAGATTGATGTTGAGTTGAGATCATGCTTGTGATTGAATTGCTGGAAATTTTGATTCTGATTGATTATGTCAGATTGGTGGTTATTGAATTGCTTATTTGTTGAGGTTGAGATTGTTGTTAATGTTGATTTATGAGTAATTAGAATTGACTTTGAGGATTGTTAAAAGATTGAAGTTTGGTTATTGAATTGttttcttaaaacttttatttatattaaaataaaattgtaactTTGCTAATGAATAAGTAACTCTAAAATAGTTGGAATAATGTGAGGTTGATTTTTGAATAGTGTGGTTATGAATTCTTGAAGTTGGACGTGTTTACTTTTAAAAGAATGATAGCcgttaaattggtttatgatgagttgtTTATTGAGAATCTATTGTTATGATAATTGCTGATGAAAAGGGTTATTGATTTGTTAAGAAAGAGGGAACCCGAAAAGGGCGGCAAAGTCCAATTTTAAGAGAAAATGTTgtccaatttttgtaaaaatatatgaaaagtgatttcattttaaaaatttgatttataagcttatttttgagaaattattgatttgatttattaataattattggtCTGACTTAATAACACAAGATTTGAAAGGTTtgaattttattcaaataaaagtagCTGagcttgaaagaaaatttttaattacagaaaactatttgattttgattgattACAGAAAGTCTTATTTTTagcttgatttattaagaaagtaTAAGGTTTTACATTCAGTTATTAAGAATAGATTCTGTTTCAAGTTATGTCTTGAATTCAGTTTATTAAGTAAAGGGACTTCTGTCACAGAAGAGCAGAGAGcagtgattgaaaagatattgagtgttgttgggccttagtgccaagtgtctagtgAGGACGGTGATACGTAATGCTCACTTGACACAATAGAGACGACCCAATGTGGACGGCGAAACGTAACGCTCACTGGAGGACGTGGGCCTTGTGTGTGAATGATTGTGCGGGGATGGCCATGTGTATGGAATGGTTTCCAGGAGAAAgtggcacatgcttcagctggagaatcaacgCTTGCTTTACTAACTTCAACTTTACTTCACCCCCAAGTTATCT is a window from the Arachis hypogaea cultivar Tifrunner chromosome 1, arahy.Tifrunner.gnm2.J5K5, whole genome shotgun sequence genome containing:
- the LOC112705603 gene encoding uncharacterized protein, producing the protein MEAYYYSTSDSSSSSSKSMVESKRVVKPAYPFQPHSMLHSVKKSQSKPWRNKLHVAPMPPRPVKVYEVDAVNFRELVQQLTGARAMEQFMKPPQSVARAETETIFTNSSNSNFAAEAEVCTNNNNDDDSWYSNRGFQDDGLMGRSPPYYSNLWCNFPPISPGILSSLESSRILLGLASKIDCVDS